TTCAGGGACGGGAAGCACGCAACCGCATGCCCCTTCTACGGGGCAGAGCGCCGGGGCGCACCTGTCGTCTCCTTTGTGCGGATCGACGACGCCCCGATCAAGATCTATTCCCAGATCAGGAACCCGGACATGGTCGTCGTCCTCGACGCTTCGGTGATGGAGACGGTGGACGTCCTCCAGGGCCTCAAGGCGGGCGGGAAGGTGCTCGTCAACTCCGAGCACCCCCACGAGTTCCCGGGATTTGCCGCGCACCACGTCGACCTCACCGGCATCGCCCTGGCAAAGAACCTGGCGATCGCGGGGACGCCGATCGTGAACACCCCCTTCCTGGGGGCGGCGGCAAAACTCGGCATCGTCTCCTTCGAGTCGGCAAAGCAGGCGATCAGGGAGATGTTCTCCGACGAGCGGAACGTGCAGGTGGCCGAGGCCGCCTACAAGGAGATGGTCATATGAGAGAGCGGCTTGCACTGAGCAGACCGAAGGCCGGGGCCTGCGGGCTCACCGGGTCGTGGCGGGTCTTCCGCCCGGTCGTGGACAGGGAGAAGTGCAACCAGTGCGGGATCTGCGCTATCCACTGTCCCGACGGCGTGATCGACGAGGAACTCAACATAGACCTCGACTTCTGCAAGGGCTGCGGCGTCTGCGCCAATGTCTGCCCGAAGAAAGCGATCACGATGGTCCGCGAAGAGCGGTGAAGGGATTTCAGCATAGAAGACGCGCGGATCCACCGCCTTCCTCTACAGTTCGCCGGGGGACTGCCTCGAAGACTTCGTCTCAGTGCACATCAAAGATGTGCCTGAACGAGAAAATCTTCGATTTTCCGTTTTCTCAGGCTCCCTTCGGTCGCATCCACCGGACCCCCGCTCAGGATTGGTCCGGGGAAGGCAG
The genomic region above belongs to Methanofollis sp. and contains:
- a CDS encoding 4Fe-4S binding protein; the encoded protein is MRERLALSRPKAGACGLTGSWRVFRPVVDREKCNQCGICAIHCPDGVIDEELNIDLDFCKGCGVCANVCPKKAITMVREER
- a CDS encoding 2-oxoacid:acceptor oxidoreductase family protein — its product is MYEIRIHSRGGQGGVTAARLLALAAFRDGKHATACPFYGAERRGAPVVSFVRIDDAPIKIYSQIRNPDMVVVLDASVMETVDVLQGLKAGGKVLVNSEHPHEFPGFAAHHVDLTGIALAKNLAIAGTPIVNTPFLGAAAKLGIVSFESAKQAIREMFSDERNVQVAEAAYKEMVI